From Deferrisoma camini S3R1, the proteins below share one genomic window:
- a CDS encoding efflux RND transporter permease subunit — protein MIVTRFSVRHFMAVLVACVGIVVLGTAAYFSMPREAFPDVKVPVITVTTVLDGANPTDIETSVTVPLETELDGVEGVKEIRSTSMTDLSVISIEFDPEVDTQVALSRVRDAVDKAKGELPPEADDPIVKEFSFSGDVPVMVVNLVGPASMALSELKDLADRVEDEIQRIPGVLDVKIRGGRERQVRIEVDPVRLRYYGLVPAQVEAAVRGANHNVSAGVADGPLTRVIYRVPGEFRSPAEIYDLVVGRSADGVPVYLKDVATVTYAFADETARARLYDFRAEDGERSVGRYVEPQKTVSLEIMKKSGENIIAVTDAVKGLLAELGLPPQVKAVVALDTSRDVRRMVSDLENGILTSLVLVLGVILIGLGARNAFLVAWAIPFSMLLSILVLRLLDYTLNMMVLFSLLLALGMLVDNAIVIVENIYRHHSLGLSRPRAAIQGTAEVAWPVITSTSTTVAAFLPMVFWPGIMGEFMAYLPVTVIVVLTSSLFVALVINPTLCALVMKRKRGAEATVDPETTRPTYRAVVWYGRFLEFLLDRPVWTLTTGFGVLLLVFAVYGVFGHGVEFFPTIDPNLVMVSVTPPEGTSLDASDRLSRLAEDRIFGRPGSGYDRPVENLKHATVTVGLEARGGFGEEGLGPVVTRIQFVERPLRTEPTSETLAEIRRRLEGLDPSGRRVAPPLYGAEFNVVKPQEGPPTGKPVSIQIFGDDLARMAAVAEDMKALMAAVPGVAKPTDDAATAQPTLEWTVDRARAGMLGLDQASVAGALQMIVGGRRAGTFGHGDDEQDIWFRLPRPYRLDTDRVLAVPIPTPLGGAVAVASVARPELVPGPIQVKHLDRKRVLTVGADVEPWVRADADVRAAFQARAREYPFPPGITYRFAGAAEEQEESTRFLTEAFVVALFLIALVLVLQFNSILVPAIVMTSVVLSFIGVFLGLLAFRMPFGIIMSGIGVISLAGVVVNNAIVLLDAVRQFQRRGQSVREAVVSAGMVRFRPVLLTAVTTILGLVPMALKINIDFLHLTYQYNTESSQWWQSMAVAIIFGLAVATVLTLGVVPTLYLLYARFRLWLFRRLGWRLDREMDIMGLAEELEQASG, from the coding sequence GTGATCGTCACCCGGTTCTCGGTCCGCCACTTCATGGCGGTGTTGGTGGCGTGCGTGGGCATCGTGGTGCTGGGCACGGCGGCGTACTTCTCGATGCCCCGCGAGGCGTTCCCCGACGTCAAGGTGCCCGTGATCACGGTGACCACCGTGCTCGACGGGGCCAACCCCACCGACATCGAGACCTCGGTCACGGTGCCCCTGGAGACCGAGCTCGACGGCGTGGAGGGCGTGAAGGAGATCCGCAGCACCTCCATGACCGATCTGTCGGTCATCTCCATCGAGTTCGACCCCGAGGTGGACACCCAGGTGGCCCTGTCGCGCGTGCGCGACGCGGTGGACAAGGCCAAGGGCGAGCTGCCCCCCGAGGCCGACGACCCGATCGTGAAGGAGTTCTCGTTCTCGGGCGACGTGCCGGTGATGGTGGTGAACCTGGTGGGGCCGGCGAGCATGGCCCTGTCGGAGCTCAAGGACCTGGCCGACCGGGTGGAGGACGAGATCCAGCGGATCCCCGGGGTGCTCGACGTGAAGATCCGGGGCGGCCGGGAGCGCCAGGTGCGCATCGAGGTGGATCCGGTGCGGCTCAGGTACTACGGCCTGGTGCCGGCCCAGGTGGAGGCCGCGGTGCGCGGCGCCAACCACAACGTGTCGGCCGGGGTGGCCGACGGCCCGCTGACCCGGGTGATCTACCGGGTGCCCGGCGAGTTCCGGAGCCCGGCCGAGATCTACGACCTGGTGGTGGGCCGGTCGGCCGACGGGGTCCCCGTGTACCTCAAGGACGTGGCCACCGTGACCTACGCCTTCGCCGACGAGACCGCCCGGGCCCGGCTCTACGACTTCCGGGCCGAGGACGGCGAGCGGTCCGTGGGCCGGTACGTGGAGCCCCAGAAGACGGTGTCGCTGGAGATCATGAAGAAGAGCGGCGAGAACATCATTGCCGTGACCGACGCCGTGAAGGGGCTGCTGGCCGAGCTGGGGCTGCCCCCCCAGGTCAAGGCCGTGGTGGCGCTCGACACCTCCCGGGACGTGCGGCGGATGGTGAGCGACCTGGAGAACGGCATCCTCACCTCCCTGGTGCTGGTGCTGGGGGTGATCCTGATCGGCCTGGGGGCCCGCAACGCGTTCCTGGTGGCCTGGGCGATCCCGTTCTCCATGCTGCTGTCGATCCTGGTGCTGCGGCTCCTGGACTACACCTTGAACATGATGGTGCTGTTCTCCCTGCTCCTGGCGCTCGGCATGCTGGTGGACAACGCCATCGTGATCGTGGAGAACATCTACCGCCACCACAGCCTGGGGCTGTCGCGGCCCCGGGCCGCGATCCAGGGCACGGCCGAGGTGGCCTGGCCGGTGATCACCTCCACCTCCACCACCGTGGCCGCGTTCCTGCCCATGGTGTTCTGGCCGGGCATCATGGGCGAGTTCATGGCCTACCTGCCGGTCACGGTGATCGTGGTGCTCACCAGCTCCCTGTTCGTGGCCCTGGTGATCAACCCGACCCTGTGCGCCCTCGTGATGAAGCGCAAGCGGGGCGCCGAGGCCACCGTGGACCCCGAGACCACCCGCCCCACCTACCGGGCCGTGGTATGGTACGGCCGGTTCCTGGAGTTCCTGCTCGACCGGCCCGTGTGGACCCTGACCACGGGGTTCGGCGTGCTGCTGCTGGTGTTCGCGGTGTACGGGGTGTTCGGCCACGGGGTGGAGTTCTTCCCGACCATCGACCCCAACCTGGTCATGGTCAGCGTGACCCCGCCCGAGGGCACCAGCCTCGACGCCTCGGACCGGCTGAGCCGCCTGGCCGAGGACCGGATCTTCGGCCGGCCCGGCTCCGGGTACGACCGGCCGGTGGAGAACCTAAAGCACGCCACGGTCACGGTGGGGTTGGAGGCCCGGGGCGGGTTCGGCGAGGAGGGGCTGGGGCCGGTGGTGACCCGGATCCAGTTCGTAGAGCGGCCGTTGCGCACCGAGCCCACCTCCGAGACCCTGGCCGAGATCCGACGCCGGCTCGAGGGGTTGGACCCCTCGGGCCGGCGGGTGGCCCCTCCGCTGTACGGTGCCGAGTTCAACGTGGTGAAGCCCCAGGAGGGGCCGCCCACCGGCAAGCCGGTGTCCATCCAGATCTTCGGGGACGACCTGGCCCGGATGGCTGCCGTGGCCGAGGACATGAAGGCCCTGATGGCCGCCGTGCCCGGGGTGGCCAAGCCCACGGACGACGCGGCCACGGCCCAGCCCACCCTGGAGTGGACCGTGGACCGGGCCCGGGCCGGCATGTTGGGGCTGGATCAGGCCTCGGTGGCCGGGGCGCTCCAAATGATCGTGGGCGGCCGCCGGGCCGGCACCTTCGGCCACGGCGACGACGAGCAGGACATCTGGTTCCGGCTGCCCCGGCCCTACCGCCTCGACACCGACCGGGTGCTCGCGGTGCCCATTCCCACCCCCCTGGGCGGGGCCGTGGCGGTGGCCTCGGTGGCCCGGCCGGAGCTGGTGCCCGGCCCGATCCAGGTCAAGCACCTGGACCGGAAGCGGGTGCTCACGGTGGGGGCCGACGTGGAGCCCTGGGTGCGGGCCGATGCCGACGTGCGCGCCGCGTTCCAGGCCCGGGCCCGGGAGTACCCGTTCCCGCCCGGCATCACTTACCGGTTCGCCGGCGCGGCCGAGGAGCAGGAGGAGTCCACCCGGTTCCTCACTGAGGCCTTCGTGGTGGCCCTGTTCCTGATCGCGCTGGTGCTGGTGCTCCAGTTCAACTCGATCCTGGTGCCGGCCATCGTGATGACCTCGGTGGTGCTGAGCTTCATCGGGGTGTTCCTGGGGCTCCTGGCGTTCCGGATGCCGTTCGGCATCATCATGAGCGGGATCGGGGTGATCTCCCTGGCCGGGGTGGTGGTGAACAACGCCATCGTGCTGCTGGACGCGGTGCGTCAGTTCCAGCGCCGGGGCCAGAGCGTGCGCGAGGCCGTGGTGAGCGCGGGCATGGTCCGGTTCCGGCCGGTGCTCCTCACGGCCGTCACCACGATCCTGGGGCTGGTGCCCATGGCCCTCAAGATCAACATCGACTTCCTGCACCTGACCTACCAGTACAACACCGAGTCCTCCCAGTGGTGGCAGTCCATGGCCGTGGCCATCATCTTCGGCCTGGCCGTGGCCACCGTGCTCACCCTGGGGGTGGTGCCCACCCTGTACCTGCTCTACGCCCGGTTCCGGCTGTGGCTGTTCCGCAGGCTGGGCTGGAGGCTCGACCGCGAGATGGACATCATGGGCCTGGCCGAGGAGCTGGAGCAGGCCTCGGGGTAG
- a CDS encoding AfsR/SARP family transcriptional regulator gives MGGLRFFVLGELRVECVPSGQAVSLPASAAAVLAYLLCAGRRVPRDTLAGTLWAGLPDARARRCLSTALWRLNGALGGGRCLVANRAEVAIDLDGHWFDLDEFLRLTEPAATHPFHSLSFDRATQAEAGLALHTGDLLSGWDAPWIDLERESVRRRRHAALETLTRFYAYYGMYEQALAAALRLLDEDSLREDVHRHVMQIHLEAGRRGLALRQFERCRAALRDQLDATPDPETLRLAEQARLPGPPRPPLESPDPRLAAALDRLDRCIDRLERLLK, from the coding sequence ATGGGCGGGCTTCGGTTCTTCGTGCTGGGCGAACTGCGGGTGGAGTGTGTACCGAGCGGCCAGGCGGTTTCCCTGCCGGCCAGCGCGGCCGCCGTGCTTGCCTATCTCCTGTGCGCCGGACGCAGAGTGCCCCGGGACACCCTCGCGGGAACCCTCTGGGCCGGCCTGCCCGACGCGCGCGCCCGGCGTTGCCTCAGCACCGCCCTGTGGAGGCTCAACGGGGCACTCGGCGGCGGACGGTGCCTCGTCGCGAACCGTGCGGAGGTGGCGATCGACCTCGATGGGCACTGGTTCGACCTCGACGAGTTTCTCCGACTCACCGAGCCGGCGGCGACCCACCCCTTCCACTCCCTTTCGTTTGATCGGGCGACCCAGGCCGAGGCCGGGCTCGCCCTCCACACCGGGGATCTCCTCTCCGGGTGGGACGCCCCGTGGATCGATCTGGAACGGGAGAGCGTCCGCCGCAGGCGCCATGCCGCGCTCGAGACCCTGACCCGCTTCTACGCGTACTACGGCATGTACGAACAGGCCCTGGCTGCGGCCTTGCGCCTGCTGGACGAGGATTCGCTGCGCGAAGACGTGCACCGCCACGTCATGCAGATCCACCTGGAGGCCGGCCGCCGGGGGCTCGCCCTCCGCCAGTTCGAGCGATGCCGGGCTGCGCTGCGCGATCAACTGGACGCCACCCCCGACCCCGAGACCCTTCGCTTGGCCGAACAGGCGCGGCTCCCTGGACCGCCTCGGCCGCCCCTCGAATCCCCTGATCCCCGCCTCGCCGCGGCCCTGGACCGCCTCGATCGCTGTATCGACCGGCTCGAACGGCTCCTCAAATAG
- a CDS encoding HAD family hydrolase has product MIRVEIPGAGTLEVRTVLADFNGTLAVDGRVEPEVRERLAALAARVRVVVATADTFGTVGEEISVPGVEVRRLTPGFQSAQKEKILERLGPETAAAVGNGVNDHRMVARAALGIVVMGPEGAAWETLRRARIVVPRPQDALDLLLHPKRLVATLRD; this is encoded by the coding sequence GTGATCCGGGTGGAGATCCCCGGGGCCGGGACTTTGGAGGTCCGCACCGTGCTCGCGGACTTCAACGGAACCCTGGCGGTGGACGGCCGGGTGGAGCCGGAGGTGAGGGAGCGGCTGGCCGCCCTGGCGGCCCGGGTCCGGGTGGTGGTGGCCACGGCCGACACCTTCGGCACGGTGGGCGAGGAGATCTCCGTGCCAGGGGTGGAGGTGCGGCGTTTGACCCCGGGGTTCCAGTCGGCCCAGAAGGAGAAGATCCTCGAGCGGCTGGGGCCGGAGACCGCCGCGGCCGTGGGCAACGGGGTCAACGATCACCGGATGGTCGCCCGGGCTGCCCTGGGCATCGTGGTGATGGGGCCGGAGGGGGCGGCGTGGGAGACGCTGAGGAGGGCCCGGATCGTGGTGCCCAGGCCGCAGGACGCCCTGGACCTCCTGCTCCATCCCAAGCGCCTGGTGGCCACGCTGCGGGACTGA
- a CDS encoding C1 family peptidase has product MSPVPFETYRFDARPDTADFRDRLFEPTLIEVPPRLPVERFRRARVPVLDQGPDGACTGFGLATVVHFLLRTRSVEPDRTRVSPWMLYDLARRYDEWPGEGYEGSSARGAVKGWHKHGVCAARLWPRRRNRGRLTAAIARDAGRRPLGAYYRVNHHDLAALHTALAEVGVLFATSWIHTGWYESEADGVIPHRPDRVGGHAFAIVAYDERGFWIQNSWGPGWGQRGLALVTYDDWFENAMDVWVTRLGAPVALARQTVAAGLSARGNLAGGYAYADLRPHLVSVGNDGRLRQGGTYGTSRAEVAEIVRTEIPRAVAGWGRKRVLLYAHGGLVDEKTAIQRVAEYRAALLGAEVYPLAFVWKTDFWTTVRNILDDALGRRRPEGFWDKAKDFLLDRLDDALEPLARGLGGKAVWDEMKENALRSTTRRDGAARWVGELVADLARADPDLEIHLAGHSAGSIFLAPLVQWLTARGRIPSGPMAGRMGLGLPVASCTLWAPACTVELFKACYLPAVRDGGIGRFTLFTLTDEAEQDDHCANIYHKSLLYLVSNAFEARPRIPGVRDGEPILGMERFVADDPDLGRVLVRGESWVLAPNTEPVGSAGASRARHHGDFDDDPATVRATLARILDAPRTGAGPTFLRSAGGLRDRRPAV; this is encoded by the coding sequence ATGTCCCCGGTCCCCTTCGAGACCTACCGCTTCGACGCCCGGCCCGACACGGCCGACTTCCGCGACCGCTTGTTCGAGCCCACCCTGATCGAGGTGCCCCCCCGGCTGCCGGTGGAGCGGTTCCGGCGGGCCCGGGTGCCGGTGCTGGACCAGGGGCCGGACGGCGCATGCACCGGGTTCGGGCTGGCCACGGTGGTCCACTTCCTGCTGCGCACCCGCAGCGTGGAGCCCGACCGAACCCGGGTGAGCCCCTGGATGCTCTACGATCTGGCCCGGCGGTACGACGAGTGGCCCGGCGAGGGCTACGAGGGCTCCAGCGCCCGGGGCGCGGTGAAGGGCTGGCACAAGCACGGGGTGTGCGCGGCACGGCTCTGGCCCCGGCGCCGGAACCGGGGCCGACTCACGGCCGCGATCGCCCGGGACGCCGGCCGCCGGCCCCTGGGCGCCTACTACCGGGTGAACCACCACGACCTGGCCGCGCTCCACACGGCCCTGGCCGAGGTGGGGGTGCTGTTCGCCACCTCCTGGATCCACACGGGGTGGTATGAGTCCGAGGCCGACGGGGTGATCCCCCACCGGCCCGACCGGGTGGGCGGCCATGCCTTCGCCATCGTGGCCTACGACGAGAGGGGGTTCTGGATCCAGAACTCCTGGGGGCCGGGGTGGGGGCAGCGGGGGCTCGCGCTGGTCACCTACGACGACTGGTTCGAGAACGCCATGGACGTGTGGGTGACCCGGCTCGGGGCGCCGGTGGCGCTGGCCCGCCAGACCGTGGCCGCCGGGCTGTCGGCCCGGGGCAACCTGGCCGGCGGCTACGCCTACGCCGACCTGCGGCCCCACCTGGTGAGCGTGGGCAACGACGGCCGGCTGCGCCAGGGCGGCACCTACGGCACCTCCCGGGCCGAGGTGGCCGAGATCGTGCGCACCGAGATCCCTCGGGCCGTGGCCGGGTGGGGCCGGAAACGCGTGCTCCTCTACGCCCACGGGGGGCTGGTGGACGAGAAGACCGCGATCCAGCGGGTGGCCGAGTACCGGGCGGCCCTGCTCGGGGCCGAGGTCTACCCCCTGGCCTTCGTGTGGAAGACGGATTTCTGGACCACGGTCCGGAACATCCTGGACGACGCCCTGGGCCGGCGGCGGCCCGAGGGGTTCTGGGACAAGGCCAAGGACTTCCTGCTGGACCGGCTGGACGACGCCCTGGAGCCCCTGGCCCGGGGCCTGGGCGGCAAGGCGGTGTGGGACGAGATGAAGGAGAACGCGCTGCGCTCCACCACGCGCCGGGACGGCGCGGCCCGGTGGGTGGGGGAGCTCGTGGCCGACCTGGCCCGGGCCGACCCGGACCTGGAGATCCATCTGGCCGGCCACAGCGCCGGGAGCATCTTCCTGGCCCCGCTGGTCCAGTGGCTCACCGCCCGGGGGAGGATCCCCTCGGGGCCCATGGCGGGCCGCATGGGGCTGGGGCTGCCGGTGGCCTCGTGCACCCTGTGGGCGCCGGCGTGCACCGTGGAACTGTTCAAGGCCTGCTACCTCCCGGCCGTGCGGGACGGGGGCATCGGCCGGTTCACCTTGTTCACCCTGACCGACGAGGCCGAGCAGGACGACCACTGCGCCAACATCTATCACAAGTCCCTGCTGTACCTGGTGTCGAACGCCTTCGAGGCCCGGCCGCGCATTCCCGGGGTCCGGGACGGGGAACCGATCCTGGGCATGGAGCGGTTCGTGGCCGACGACCCGGACCTGGGGCGGGTGCTCGTCCGGGGCGAGAGCTGGGTCCTCGCCCCCAACACCGAGCCCGTGGGCTCGGCCGGCGCCTCCCGCGCCCGCCACCACGGGGACTTCGACGACGACCCGGCCACGGTCCGGGCCACCCTGGCCCGCATCCTCGACGCCCCCCGCACCGGCGCAGGGCCCACGTTCCTCCGCAGCGCCGGGGGCCTCCGGGACCGCCGGCCCGCCGTGTGA
- a CDS encoding PLP-dependent cysteine synthase family protein → MPASRRVYDSIADLVANPDNPTPLVRLGRFAPEGPMELYGKLECFNPFGSVKDRTAAYLLKGLRERGELPQGKKIVEPTSGNTGIALVALANLLGVKATITVPSALPEEKLTVLRLLGAEVWPTPDDLCPINHPKDGAIALAKSIAEGPRTRDEYVMPNQYENPDNVRAHYETTGPEIWEQTEGRITHFFAGYGTCGTITGVGRYLKEQNPDVRIVAIQPQRGHRLPGLKNFEESKQPEILDPSVVDETITVPDEPAYRTAIEVARTESLLVGPSSGAVLWAAREKARTEGGVGVAIVPDGAFKYMSFYQDWLGDEGQPRV, encoded by the coding sequence ATGCCCGCTTCCCGCCGTGTGTACGACAGCATCGCGGACCTGGTGGCCAACCCGGACAATCCCACCCCCCTTGTGCGCCTGGGCCGGTTCGCCCCCGAGGGGCCCATGGAGCTGTACGGCAAGCTCGAGTGCTTCAACCCGTTCGGCTCGGTCAAGGACCGCACCGCGGCCTACCTGCTAAAGGGCCTTCGGGAGCGGGGGGAGCTGCCCCAGGGCAAGAAGATCGTGGAGCCCACCTCGGGGAACACCGGCATCGCGCTGGTGGCGCTGGCGAACCTTCTGGGGGTGAAGGCGACCATCACCGTGCCCAGCGCCCTGCCCGAGGAGAAGCTCACCGTGCTCCGGCTTCTGGGCGCGGAGGTGTGGCCCACCCCGGACGACCTGTGCCCCATCAACCACCCCAAGGACGGGGCCATCGCGCTCGCCAAGAGCATCGCCGAGGGGCCGAGGACCCGGGACGAGTACGTGATGCCCAACCAGTACGAGAACCCGGACAACGTCCGCGCCCACTACGAGACCACCGGCCCCGAGATCTGGGAGCAGACCGAGGGCCGGATCACCCACTTCTTCGCCGGGTACGGCACCTGCGGCACGATCACGGGTGTGGGACGGTACCTCAAGGAGCAGAATCCGGACGTCCGGATCGTGGCGATCCAGCCCCAGCGGGGCCACCGCCTGCCCGGGCTCAAGAACTTCGAGGAGTCGAAGCAGCCAGAGATCCTGGATCCGTCGGTGGTGGACGAGACGATCACCGTGCCCGACGAGCCCGCCTACCGCACCGCCATCGAGGTGGCGCGGACCGAGAGCCTGCTCGTGGGCCCCTCGTCGGGGGCGGTTCTGTGGGCGGCCCGGGAGAAGGCCCGCACCGAAGGCGGCGTGGGCGTGGCCATCGTGCCCGACGGGGCGTTCAAGTACATGAGCTTCTACCAGGACTGGCTCGGGGACGAGGGCCAACCCCGGGTGTAG